The following coding sequences are from one Cervus canadensis isolate Bull #8, Minnesota chromosome 4, ASM1932006v1, whole genome shotgun sequence window:
- the LOC122440145 gene encoding protein MIS12 homolog, with protein MSVDPMAYEAQFFGFTPQTCMLRIYIAFQDYLFEVMQAVEQVILKKLDGIPDCAISAVQIRKCTEEFLCFMKGRFDNLFGKMEQLFLQLILRIPPNVLLPEDKSQETHSYSEEEFHLLQKEIEQLQEKYKTELCTKQALLAELEEQKNVQAKLKQTLSLFDELENVGRDHGASDFREGLVFLIQNSRKLQSIRENVEKESKRLKIS; from the coding sequence aTGTCTGTTGATCCAATGGCCTATGAGGCCCAGTTCTTTGGCTTCACACCGCAGACTTGCATGCTTAGGATTTACATTGCCTTTCAAGACTACCTGTTTGAGGTGATGCAGGCTGTTGAACAGGTTATTCTAAAGAAGCTGGATGGCATCCCAGACTGTGCGATTAGTGCAGTCCAGATTCGCAAGTGCACAGAAGAGTTTCTTTGCTTCATGAAAGGACGTTTTGATAACCTTTTTGGCAAAATGGAGCAGCTCTTCTTACAGTTGATTTTGCGGATTCCCCCAAACGTCTTGCTTCCAGAAGATAAATCTCAGGAGACACATTCTTACAGTGAGGAAGAATTCCACCTTCTCCAAAAAGAAATTGAACAGTTACAGGAGAAGTATAAGACTGAATTGTGCACTAAGCAGGCCCTTCTTGCAGAATTAGAAGAGCAAAAAAACGTTCAGGCCAAACTCAAACAGACATTGTCTTTGTTTGATGAACTTGAAAACGTTGGCAGAGACCATGGGGCTAGTGATTTTAGGGAGGGCTTGGTGTTCCTGATCCAGAACTCCAGAAAACTCCAGAGTATCAGAGAGAATGTGGAAAAGGAAAGCAAACGATTGAAAATATCTTGA